A DNA window from Corynebacterium ciconiae DSM 44920 contains the following coding sequences:
- the prmC gene encoding peptide chain release factor N(5)-glutamine methyltransferase, whose translation MTDLLVRQALHEATARLMASGCPSALIDASSLLAHHLGIERSQLFFHHGDALPRPVDFDALIARRARREPLQHILGVAAFGPVELAVGLGVFIPRPETEILAEWAIARLRAMLASGVRTPRVVDLCSGSGALACWIAHAVPQAEIAAVELSATARKYTTQNTSRYPRITVVAGDATDPRLLSTWSGQVDVVVTNPPYVPEGSVVEPEVAADPHAAVFAGADGMSVIEPMIPVVARLVRPGGHVGIEHDDATSATVCAALESSGCFHGVEALADLNGIARFAVAERN comes from the coding sequence GTGACCGACCTTCTGGTCCGGCAAGCGTTACACGAGGCAACCGCTCGTCTTATGGCGAGTGGTTGCCCTTCTGCGCTTATCGACGCCTCCTCACTGCTCGCACACCACCTCGGCATTGAGCGATCCCAGCTGTTTTTTCATCACGGTGACGCTCTGCCGCGCCCTGTGGACTTTGACGCGCTCATTGCCCGGCGCGCACGCCGAGAACCCCTCCAGCACATCCTCGGCGTCGCCGCCTTCGGGCCGGTGGAGCTGGCGGTGGGGCTGGGGGTGTTTATCCCGCGGCCCGAAACCGAGATCTTGGCCGAGTGGGCCATCGCGCGTCTTCGAGCGATGCTCGCCTCGGGGGTGCGCACCCCTCGCGTGGTGGATCTGTGCAGCGGATCGGGGGCGCTGGCCTGCTGGATTGCCCACGCTGTGCCGCAGGCAGAGATAGCAGCAGTCGAGCTGAGTGCCACGGCGCGGAAGTACACTACGCAGAACACTTCGCGCTATCCGAGGATCACTGTGGTTGCCGGTGATGCCACCGATCCTCGGCTGCTGTCTACGTGGAGCGGGCAGGTGGATGTGGTGGTGACAAACCCGCCCTATGTGCCGGAAGGTAGCGTCGTCGAGCCGGAGGTGGCTGCTGATCCCCACGCGGCTGTGTTCGCTGGGGCAGATGGGATGAGCGTGATCGAGCCGATGATCCCCGTGGTGGCGCGATTAGTGCGCCCGGGTGGGCACGTCGGCATCGAGCATGACGACGCCACTTCTGCCACCGTGTGCGCGGCGCTGGAGAGTAGTGGGTGTTTCCATGGTGTTGAGGCCCTGGCTGATCTCAACGGCATCGCCCGCTTCGCGGTAGCTGAACGAAACTAA